The Streptomyces nitrosporeus genome includes a window with the following:
- a CDS encoding MCE family protein, whose protein sequence is MRRTRITGIGAGLAVVAVAATSGVMATEQEGTVITAYFDRATGVYPGSDLRILGVKVGTVESVKPRGEEVRVTLRLDRGVDVPEDAHAVVVAPSLVADRYVQLAPAYTGGARLEAGAVLPAARNATPVEVDQLYASITELSTALGPEGANADGALSRLLETGAKNLDGNGEAIGDSIEQFGKATKTLDKSSGDLFDTLSYLQTFTTMLKENDGDVRAAEQQLNTVTGFLADDKENLSAALKELGTALGQVKGFIQKNRGALKKNVDLLVPLTQTLVDQRASLAESLDTLPLAAGNVLNAYDPANRTLNGRTNLNELSMGGPLLDPEAESPGLEGLAPVDTGRLKSLPVLPLPAVGTVYGTPDDTGSGSRKKKEADR, encoded by the coding sequence ATGAGACGCACCCGCATCACCGGCATCGGCGCCGGACTGGCCGTCGTGGCCGTGGCCGCCACCTCCGGGGTGATGGCCACGGAACAGGAAGGCACCGTCATCACCGCGTACTTCGACCGGGCCACCGGTGTCTACCCGGGCTCCGACCTGCGCATCCTCGGAGTCAAGGTCGGCACCGTCGAATCGGTCAAGCCGCGTGGCGAGGAGGTCCGCGTCACGCTCCGGCTCGACCGGGGGGTGGACGTCCCCGAAGACGCGCACGCCGTCGTCGTCGCCCCCAGCCTCGTCGCCGACCGGTACGTCCAGCTCGCCCCCGCCTACACCGGCGGGGCACGGCTGGAGGCCGGAGCCGTCCTGCCCGCCGCGCGCAACGCCACCCCCGTCGAGGTCGACCAGCTCTACGCGTCGATCACCGAACTCTCCACGGCGCTCGGCCCCGAGGGCGCCAACGCCGACGGGGCGCTCTCCCGGCTCCTGGAGACCGGCGCGAAGAACCTCGACGGCAACGGCGAGGCGATCGGGGACTCCATCGAGCAGTTCGGGAAGGCGACGAAGACCCTGGACAAGTCCAGCGGCGACCTCTTCGACACGCTGTCCTACCTCCAGACCTTCACCACCATGCTGAAGGAGAACGACGGTGACGTACGCGCGGCCGAACAGCAGCTCAACACCGTCACCGGCTTCCTCGCCGACGACAAGGAGAACCTCAGCGCCGCGCTGAAGGAACTGGGCACCGCGCTCGGCCAGGTCAAGGGCTTCATCCAGAAGAACCGCGGCGCGCTGAAGAAGAACGTCGACCTGCTGGTCCCGCTCACCCAGACCCTCGTCGACCAGCGCGCCTCGCTCGCCGAGTCACTGGACACCCTGCCGCTGGCGGCGGGCAACGTGCTCAACGCCTACGACCCGGCCAACCGCACCCTCAACGGGCGGACGAACCTCAACGAACTCTCCATGGGCGGACCGCTCCTGGACCCCGAGGCCGAGAGCCCCGGCCTGGAAGGACTGGCCCCCGTCGACACGGGCCGGCTCAAGTCCCTGCCCGTCCTGCCGCTGCCGGCCGTCGGCACCGTCTACGGCACGCCGGACGACACCGGATCCGGCTCCCGGAAGAAGAAGGAGGCGGACCGATGA
- a CDS encoding DUF6801 domain-containing protein, producing the protein MAARMRRTTRHSSRFAAGGLLIAAATFLPAAGSQAQTRELEAPVDYTCQFPSGTYAMTAVLTGRIPAGGPAGRPLEPQDIAVGLDLPSPVVAELAALGAGSVSARADLTVLHSQGEETATADWSGLSAPAQDITGEEEVAIEVSGPVPTATFPSAGPATLSAGDLKFSLQPLRADGAATEPGVIEAACTPADGTDTALATVVIRGGEGAEPVSPADPAAPVEPTEPAAPSDPGRAEPGAPVIEGKLPPGTREKLEAARREAKALDEAPEPCPFPPIPLPSPAETYVAGYANAEKMRGAARLGPALLKVTLMKEYIPDPCTSTFKVKSEADFEYEGRRQLPPAKATFLTYGFMPTTATMELIQVGPPARIESVSVTSDPTMPEYTTVTAEFEMRISDVEINGVPLDVGPDCRTVKPIKQTLNAFGTGNPPSGYTVNRGGSMDGETYIPAFTGCGVGEDVSSLLTSSVSGGGNYIKMTQAPLCVIADTTSPDCPAKKPTPER; encoded by the coding sequence ATGGCAGCCCGAATGCGTCGGACGACGCGTCACTCCTCCAGATTCGCCGCGGGCGGTCTGCTGATCGCCGCCGCGACCTTCCTGCCGGCCGCGGGATCACAGGCGCAGACACGGGAGCTGGAGGCCCCGGTCGACTACACCTGCCAGTTCCCCTCCGGCACCTACGCGATGACCGCCGTGCTCACGGGCCGCATCCCGGCGGGCGGGCCCGCGGGCCGGCCGCTGGAGCCGCAGGACATAGCCGTCGGCCTGGATCTGCCCAGTCCCGTCGTCGCGGAACTCGCCGCTCTCGGGGCCGGTTCGGTCTCCGCGCGCGCGGACCTGACGGTGCTGCACTCCCAGGGGGAGGAGACCGCCACGGCCGACTGGTCCGGGCTGTCGGCACCCGCCCAGGACATCACCGGCGAGGAGGAGGTGGCGATCGAGGTCTCGGGCCCCGTCCCCACCGCGACGTTCCCGTCGGCCGGGCCCGCCACCCTGTCGGCGGGGGACCTGAAGTTCTCCCTCCAGCCCCTCCGGGCGGACGGGGCCGCCACGGAACCCGGGGTGATCGAGGCCGCGTGCACACCGGCGGACGGCACGGACACCGCTCTGGCCACCGTCGTCATCCGCGGCGGAGAGGGCGCGGAGCCGGTGAGCCCGGCGGACCCGGCGGCCCCGGTGGAACCCACGGAGCCCGCGGCACCGTCCGATCCCGGACGGGCCGAGCCCGGCGCGCCGGTGATCGAGGGGAAACTGCCACCCGGTACCAGGGAGAAGCTGGAGGCCGCGCGCCGTGAGGCGAAGGCGCTCGACGAAGCCCCCGAGCCCTGCCCGTTCCCCCCGATCCCGCTCCCCTCTCCCGCCGAGACCTACGTGGCGGGCTACGCCAACGCGGAGAAGATGCGCGGGGCGGCCCGGCTCGGCCCGGCCCTCCTCAAGGTCACCCTCATGAAGGAGTACATCCCCGACCCGTGCACGAGCACCTTCAAGGTCAAGAGCGAAGCCGACTTCGAGTACGAGGGACGCCGGCAGCTCCCCCCGGCGAAGGCCACCTTCCTCACCTACGGCTTCATGCCGACCACGGCGACCATGGAACTGATCCAGGTCGGCCCGCCCGCCCGGATCGAGTCCGTCAGCGTCACCAGTGACCCCACCATGCCCGAGTACACGACCGTCACGGCCGAGTTCGAGATGAGGATCAGCGACGTCGAGATCAACGGCGTCCCCCTCGACGTGGGACCCGACTGCCGTACCGTCAAGCCGATCAAGCAGACCCTCAACGCCTTCGGCACGGGCAACCCGCCCTCGGGCTACACCGTCAACCGGGGCGGGAGCATGGACGGCGAGACCTACATACCGGCCTTCACCGGCTGCGGCGTCGGCGAGGACGTGTCCTCCCTGCTCACCTCCTCCGTCTCCGGCGGAGGGAACTACATCAAGATGACGCAGGCGCCGCTGTGCGTCATCGCCGACACCACCAGCCCGGACTGCCCGGCGAAGAAGCCCACACCGGAGCGCTGA
- a CDS encoding MlaE family ABC transporter permease, with amino-acid sequence MTAPLPVRPPEPPPTNPPAPKTAGVKPPSRLLAPLRQTGQLFALALAVLRAVFRRPFQVREFIEQFWFVASVTILPAALVSIPFGAVIALQVGSLTEQLGAQSFTGGASVLAVIQQASPLIVALLIAGAAGSAICADLGSRKIREELDAMEVMGVSPIQRLVVPRVLATMFVAVMLNGLISVVGTLGGYFFNVIMQGGTPGAYLASFSALAQLPDLYIGELKALIFGFIAGIVAAYRGLNPRGGPKGVGDAVNQSVVITFMLLFAVNMIMTAVYLQIVPPKGG; translated from the coding sequence ATGACGGCCCCGCTGCCGGTGCGGCCGCCCGAGCCGCCCCCCACGAACCCGCCGGCCCCGAAGACGGCGGGGGTGAAGCCCCCGTCGCGCCTGCTGGCCCCGCTGCGCCAGACCGGGCAGCTGTTCGCGCTGGCCCTGGCCGTCCTGCGGGCCGTCTTCCGCCGGCCTTTCCAGGTACGGGAGTTCATCGAGCAGTTCTGGTTCGTGGCGAGCGTCACGATCCTGCCCGCGGCCCTCGTCTCCATCCCGTTCGGCGCGGTCATCGCCCTCCAGGTCGGCTCGCTCACCGAGCAGCTCGGCGCCCAGTCCTTCACCGGCGGCGCCAGCGTCCTCGCCGTCATCCAGCAGGCCAGCCCGCTCATCGTGGCCCTGCTGATCGCCGGTGCGGCCGGCTCCGCGATCTGCGCCGACCTCGGTTCACGGAAGATCCGCGAGGAACTCGACGCCATGGAGGTCATGGGCGTCTCGCCGATCCAGCGGCTCGTCGTGCCCCGTGTCCTGGCCACCATGTTCGTCGCGGTCATGCTCAACGGGCTGATCTCGGTCGTCGGCACCCTCGGCGGCTACTTCTTCAACGTCATCATGCAGGGCGGCACCCCCGGCGCCTACCTCGCCAGCTTCTCCGCCCTGGCCCAGCTGCCCGACCTGTACATCGGTGAACTCAAGGCGCTCATCTTCGGGTTCATCGCAGGGATCGTCGCCGCCTACCGCGGACTCAACCCGCGCGGCGGCCCGAAGGGCGTCGGCGACGCGGTCAACCAGTCCGTCGTCATCACCTTCATGCTCCTGTTCGCCGTCAACATGATCATGACGGCGGTCTACCTCCAGATCGTCCCCCCGAAGGGGGGCTGA
- a CDS encoding MlaE family ABC transporter permease, with amino-acid sequence MSMLGWLDRSGEQLTFYVRALIWIPRTLRRYLKEVQRLLAEVAFGSGGLGVIGGTIGVMIAMTLATGSVVGLQGYAALDQIGTSAFTGFISAYFNTREIAPLVAGLALSATVGAGFTAQLGAMRINEEVDALEAMGIRSMPYLVTTRIIAGVVAIIPLYAIGLLSSYLASRYITVLFNGQSAGTYDHYFNLFLSPDDVLLSVLKVLIFSVLVILAHCYYGFHATGGPAGVGVAVGRSVRNAIVLISVTDFFLSLAIWGATTTVKVAG; translated from the coding sequence ATGTCGATGCTCGGCTGGCTGGACCGCTCCGGCGAACAGCTCACCTTCTACGTACGCGCCCTGATCTGGATCCCGCGGACCCTGCGCCGCTATCTGAAGGAGGTGCAGCGGCTGCTGGCCGAGGTCGCCTTCGGCAGCGGCGGCCTCGGTGTCATCGGCGGCACCATCGGCGTGATGATCGCGATGACCCTGGCCACCGGCTCGGTCGTCGGCCTCCAGGGGTACGCCGCCCTCGACCAGATCGGCACCTCCGCCTTCACCGGCTTCATCTCCGCCTACTTCAACACCCGGGAGATCGCCCCGCTCGTCGCCGGACTCGCCCTCTCCGCCACCGTCGGCGCCGGGTTCACCGCCCAGCTCGGCGCGATGCGGATCAACGAGGAGGTCGACGCACTGGAGGCGATGGGCATACGGTCCATGCCCTACCTGGTCACCACCCGCATCATCGCCGGGGTCGTCGCGATCATCCCGCTGTACGCGATCGGACTGCTCTCCTCCTACCTCGCCTCCCGTTACATCACCGTCCTGTTCAACGGGCAGTCGGCGGGGACCTACGACCACTACTTCAATCTCTTCCTCTCCCCGGACGACGTGCTGCTGTCGGTGCTCAAGGTGCTGATCTTCAGCGTGCTGGTGATCCTCGCCCACTGCTACTACGGCTTCCACGCCACCGGCGGCCCCGCCGGGGTCGGTGTGGCCGTGGGCCGCTCGGTGCGCAACGCCATCGTGCTCATCAGCGTCACCGACTTCTTCCTCTCGCTCGCCATCTGGGGTGCGACGACAACGGTGAAGGTGGCCGGCTGA
- a CDS encoding MCE family protein: protein MSRALRRPGARATTGLVALAAAGVGLALVVTGVDLPEFTGIDQLPLPGGADLGDHPYEITAEFGDVLSLSPQSSVKVNDVAVGRVTRITLAPDGWTAKVTMRVNGEIDMPANAYAHLEQSSLLGEKYVQLSAPAEGTAQGSLSDGDRIPLDRTNRNPEVEEVFGALSMLLNGGGVAQLKTITTELNKALAGQEPQVRSMLNRVDTLVTDLDAHKEDITDALDGVNRLAATLATRKQEVGTVLTGLSPGLKVLEEQRGSLMTMLSSLDTLSAVAVDTVNRSKADMVADLKALAPTLKALADSGKDLPDSLQVLLTYPFTDEVLRGVKGDYLNVYLDLTAAPGTQIIPALIPGSPTPTYPPAQTPQTAALPLPLPSVTVPGTSTDVPSGTEGTR from the coding sequence ATGAGCCGCGCCCTGCGCAGGCCCGGGGCCCGCGCGACCACCGGCCTCGTGGCCCTGGCCGCCGCCGGCGTCGGCCTCGCGCTCGTCGTCACCGGCGTGGACCTGCCGGAGTTCACCGGAATCGACCAGCTGCCGCTGCCCGGCGGCGCCGACCTCGGCGACCACCCGTACGAGATCACCGCCGAGTTCGGGGACGTGCTCAGCCTCTCCCCGCAGTCCTCCGTCAAGGTCAACGACGTGGCCGTCGGCCGGGTCACCCGGATCACCCTCGCCCCCGACGGCTGGACCGCCAAGGTCACCATGCGGGTCAACGGCGAGATCGACATGCCCGCCAACGCCTACGCCCACCTCGAACAGTCCAGTCTGCTGGGGGAGAAGTACGTCCAGCTCTCCGCGCCGGCCGAAGGCACCGCCCAGGGCTCCCTCTCCGACGGCGACCGGATCCCGCTCGACCGCACCAACCGCAACCCGGAGGTCGAGGAGGTCTTCGGCGCCCTGTCGATGCTGCTCAACGGAGGCGGCGTCGCCCAGCTGAAGACCATCACCACCGAACTCAACAAGGCGCTGGCCGGCCAGGAACCGCAGGTCCGCTCCATGCTGAACCGCGTCGACACCCTGGTCACCGACCTGGACGCGCACAAGGAGGACATCACCGACGCCCTCGACGGCGTCAACCGGCTCGCCGCCACCCTCGCCACCCGCAAACAGGAGGTCGGCACCGTCCTCACCGGACTCAGCCCCGGACTGAAGGTCCTGGAGGAGCAGCGCGGTTCGCTCATGACGATGCTCAGCTCCCTCGACACGCTCTCCGCCGTCGCCGTGGACACGGTCAACCGGAGCAAGGCCGACATGGTCGCCGACCTCAAGGCCCTCGCCCCCACCCTCAAGGCACTCGCCGACTCCGGGAAGGACCTCCCCGACTCCCTGCAGGTCCTGCTCACCTATCCCTTCACCGACGAGGTGCTGCGCGGAGTGAAGGGCGACTACCTCAACGTCTACCTCGACCTGACGGCCGCCCCCGGCACCCAGATCATCCCCGCGCTCATCCCGGGCAGCCCGACCCCCACCTACCCGCCCGCGCAGACCCCGCAGACGGCGGCACTGCCCCTGCCGCTCCCGTCGGTCACCGTCCCGGGCACATCCACGGACGTACCGTCCGGTACGGAGGGCACCCGCTGA
- a CDS encoding MCE family protein, which translates to MKRRSLAGPLAKSLVFVVVTALATTVLALSIANTGVGDTTTYKARFADATGLVVGDSVRVAGVKIGQVESIRVADRREAEVAFAVREGRDLPASVTASIKYLNMVGQRYIDLDQGAGPVGETFGAGETIPLERTTPALDLTQLFNGFQPLFEGLSPPDVNQLAGSIVQVLQGEGGTVDSILSHVGSLTGTVAAKDKVIGEVIKNLNTVLKTVNDREAGFNDLVVTLQELVTGFSGDREPLGEAVTAMGALTTVTADLLDDGRAPLKKDIAELGRLSEQLGENTPAIENFLEKTPAKMEAITRLTSYGSWLNLYLCEAKVAGVTADDGSAPPTGVTIGGSRCSG; encoded by the coding sequence GTGAAGCGCCGCTCCCTCGCGGGACCGCTCGCGAAATCCCTCGTCTTCGTCGTGGTGACCGCCCTGGCCACCACCGTCCTCGCCCTGTCCATCGCCAACACCGGTGTCGGCGACACCACCACCTACAAGGCGAGGTTCGCCGACGCCACCGGACTCGTCGTCGGCGACAGCGTCCGGGTCGCCGGGGTCAAGATCGGACAGGTCGAGTCCATCCGGGTCGCCGACCGGCGGGAGGCCGAGGTCGCCTTCGCCGTCCGCGAGGGCCGCGACCTGCCCGCCTCGGTGACCGCCTCGATCAAGTACCTCAACATGGTCGGCCAGCGCTACATCGACCTGGACCAGGGCGCCGGACCCGTCGGCGAGACCTTCGGAGCGGGGGAGACCATCCCGCTGGAACGCACCACCCCGGCCCTCGACCTCACCCAGCTCTTCAACGGCTTCCAGCCGCTCTTCGAAGGGCTCTCCCCGCCGGACGTCAACCAGCTCGCGGGATCCATCGTGCAGGTCCTCCAGGGAGAGGGCGGCACCGTCGACAGCATCCTCTCCCACGTCGGATCGCTGACCGGCACCGTAGCGGCCAAGGACAAGGTGATCGGCGAGGTGATCAAGAACCTCAACACGGTCCTGAAGACCGTCAACGACCGCGAGGCGGGCTTCAACGACCTCGTCGTCACCCTTCAGGAACTGGTCACCGGCTTCTCCGGCGACCGCGAACCGCTCGGTGAGGCGGTCACCGCGATGGGCGCGCTGACCACCGTCACCGCCGACCTCCTCGACGACGGCCGCGCGCCGCTCAAGAAGGACATCGCCGAACTCGGCCGGCTCAGCGAGCAGCTCGGCGAGAACACGCCCGCGATCGAGAACTTCCTGGAGAAGACCCCCGCCAAGATGGAGGCCATCACCCGCCTCACCTCCTACGGCTCGTGGCTCAACCTCTACCTCTGCGAGGCGAAGGTCGCCGGTGTCACGGCCGACGACGGCAGCGCCCCGCCCACCGGCGTCACCATCGGCGGATCGAGGTGCTCGGGATGA
- a CDS encoding MCE family protein produces the protein MRTKPVRERNPVVVGTAGLVVLALLGLAAYRADALPLIGGGTSYSADFTESAGLEDGDEVRIAGVKVGEVTGVSLDGDEVKVDFTVKDAWIGDSSTVGIAIKTLLGEKYLAVDPLGDGPQDPDSRITSSRTTSPYDVTQAFTGLGETIEEIDTAQLAQSFETISETFKDSPPDVRSAAEGLSALSRTVSERDAQLATLLKGSKQLTRTLATRKSSFETLLEDGNLLLGEIQARRDSIHLLLTGTRDLGTQLTGLVSDNDKQLKPTLDALSRVTGVLVKNRKSLDKVLSMAGTYNRLVGNTLGNGRWFDNYVCGVVPKNYLPEDTEPGNDCMPPKQGGR, from the coding sequence ATGAGGACCAAGCCCGTACGGGAACGCAACCCCGTCGTCGTCGGCACCGCCGGACTCGTCGTCCTGGCCCTCCTCGGCCTCGCCGCCTACCGCGCCGACGCGCTGCCCCTCATCGGCGGCGGCACCTCCTACAGCGCCGACTTCACCGAGTCCGCCGGACTGGAGGACGGCGACGAGGTACGCATCGCCGGCGTGAAGGTCGGCGAGGTCACCGGGGTGTCCCTCGACGGCGACGAGGTCAAGGTGGACTTCACGGTGAAGGACGCCTGGATCGGTGACTCCTCCACCGTCGGCATCGCCATCAAGACCCTCCTGGGCGAGAAGTACCTCGCCGTCGACCCGCTCGGCGACGGACCCCAGGACCCGGACTCCCGCATCACGTCGAGCCGCACCACCTCCCCGTACGACGTCACCCAGGCGTTCACCGGGCTCGGCGAGACCATCGAGGAGATCGACACCGCACAGCTCGCACAGAGCTTCGAGACCATCTCGGAGACCTTCAAGGACTCCCCGCCCGACGTACGCAGCGCCGCCGAGGGGCTCTCCGCGCTGTCGAGGACGGTCTCCGAACGCGACGCCCAGCTCGCCACCCTCCTCAAGGGCAGCAAGCAGCTCACCAGGACCCTCGCCACCAGGAAGAGCAGCTTCGAGACCCTGCTGGAGGACGGCAACCTGCTCCTCGGCGAGATCCAGGCCCGCCGCGACTCCATCCACCTCCTGCTCACCGGCACCCGCGACCTCGGCACCCAGCTCACCGGGCTCGTCTCCGACAACGACAAGCAGCTCAAGCCCACCCTGGACGCGCTGAGCCGCGTCACCGGAGTGCTGGTGAAGAACCGCAAGAGCCTGGACAAGGTGCTCTCCATGGCCGGCACCTACAACCGGCTCGTCGGCAACACCCTCGGCAACGGCCGCTGGTTCGACAACTACGTCTGCGGTGTCGTCCCGAAGAACTACCTGCCCGAGGACACGGAGCCGGGGAACGACTGCATGCCGCCGAAACAGGGGGGCCGCTGA
- a CDS encoding MCE family protein, translated as MTSPKAQKARRRLAGAAFVLVPVVLVWVSVSVYEKDFTEVATVTVRTGSVGNEMHDNAEVKLRGVVIGHVTDIRADGDGARLTLAIEPDRIGQVPADVTAQMLPTTLFGERFVALVPPAVPSARPLSAGAVIPQDRSSNAIELEEVLDNVLPMLTAVKPEKLSATLGAVSQALRGRGDKLGDTLVTLDAHLKEFNPQLPTLNEDIKQLVKVSHLYADAAPDVLDALTDFTTTSGTVAEQQAGLASLYGSTTASANDVTAFLRKNKDNLIRLSASGRPTLELLAEYSDAFPCTLRTMAGFVPAMDKALGKGTGAPGLHVTVKTVESKGKYVAGKDTPVYGSTGGPHCYSVPYTGRTVPTADVRTAPVTAPKDTRKAPEAGEPAVDDGALGLPNSPQESRLVNELVAPSLKVQPQSLPDWSSVLIGPAFRGAEVKLK; from the coding sequence ATGACTTCCCCGAAAGCGCAGAAGGCGCGCCGCAGACTCGCCGGTGCGGCCTTCGTCCTCGTGCCGGTGGTCCTCGTGTGGGTGTCGGTCTCGGTGTACGAGAAGGACTTCACCGAGGTGGCCACCGTGACCGTACGCACCGGCAGCGTCGGCAACGAGATGCACGACAACGCCGAGGTGAAACTGCGCGGCGTCGTGATCGGACACGTGACGGACATCCGGGCGGACGGGGACGGGGCACGGCTGACCCTCGCCATCGAACCGGACCGGATCGGCCAGGTCCCGGCGGACGTCACCGCCCAGATGCTGCCGACCACCCTCTTCGGGGAGCGGTTCGTCGCCCTCGTGCCCCCCGCCGTCCCCTCCGCGCGGCCCCTGAGCGCCGGCGCGGTCATCCCGCAGGACCGCTCCAGCAACGCCATCGAGCTGGAAGAGGTCCTCGACAACGTCCTGCCGATGCTGACCGCCGTCAAGCCGGAGAAGCTCTCCGCCACCCTCGGCGCCGTGTCCCAGGCGCTCCGGGGGCGCGGCGACAAGCTGGGCGACACCCTGGTCACCCTCGACGCGCACCTGAAGGAGTTCAACCCGCAACTCCCCACGCTCAACGAGGACATCAAGCAGCTCGTCAAGGTGAGCCACCTCTACGCCGACGCCGCCCCCGACGTCCTGGACGCGCTCACCGACTTCACCACCACCAGCGGGACCGTCGCCGAGCAGCAGGCCGGACTCGCCTCCCTGTACGGCTCCACCACCGCCTCCGCCAACGACGTCACCGCGTTCCTGCGGAAGAACAAGGACAACCTCATCCGCCTCTCCGCCTCCGGACGGCCGACCCTCGAACTCCTCGCGGAGTACTCCGACGCCTTCCCCTGCACCCTGCGCACCATGGCCGGGTTCGTCCCCGCCATGGACAAGGCGCTCGGCAAGGGCACCGGCGCACCCGGCCTCCACGTCACCGTCAAGACCGTGGAGTCCAAGGGCAAGTACGTGGCCGGGAAGGACACCCCGGTCTACGGCTCGACCGGCGGCCCGCACTGCTACTCGGTGCCGTACACCGGCAGGACGGTCCCGACCGCCGACGTGCGCACCGCGCCCGTCACCGCGCCGAAGGACACCCGAAAGGCCCCGGAGGCCGGGGAACCCGCCGTGGACGACGGCGCCCTCGGCCTGCCGAACTCCCCGCAGGAGAGCCGGCTCGTCAACGAACTCGTCGCCCCCTCACTGAAAGTCCAGCCGCAGTCCCTGCCCGACTGGAGCAGCGTGCTCATCGGTCCGGCCTTCCGCGGTGCGGAGGTGAAGCTCAAGTGA
- a CDS encoding helix-turn-helix domain-containing protein, with product MPRLIQPLDTGDPLGPLPQEFAAIMRPELPSLIKEIGMEVTRAYPEYARLLNGPNGTSIRLGVEQSLSSFVDLVAEPTTSTTLRDDMCRRFGRFEAYEGRTMETLQGAYRLGARVALRRAKKVGRSYNFSPALMLSFADALFEYVDELESLSREGYLEVQAQSDQQSAAMRRRLLHLILAGRPVPGTAIAELCEQTGWALPEEVTLVAVRAPAGVDPAGLPHDALVDLGDPQPHLLVPGPVDEERREQLNRALTGTRAVIGLTVPTADAADSIRWARRVVELVDAGVVEDLPVVLCEDHLTTLWLLTDPALLDQIAARELAPVTGISAGRRERLLETLRVWLETRGTAAQMGEVLDVHPQTVRYRMRGLESIFGSRLSDPEGRFATEAVLRALRLRSRTGRPHSG from the coding sequence ATGCCGAGACTCATCCAGCCGCTGGACACCGGAGACCCACTGGGGCCCCTCCCCCAGGAGTTCGCCGCCATCATGCGGCCCGAACTGCCGAGCCTGATCAAGGAGATCGGCATGGAGGTCACGCGCGCCTATCCCGAGTACGCGCGCCTGCTGAACGGCCCCAACGGCACGTCCATCCGCCTGGGGGTGGAACAGAGCCTCTCCTCGTTCGTGGACCTGGTCGCCGAGCCCACGACGTCCACGACGTTACGGGACGACATGTGCCGGAGGTTCGGCCGCTTCGAGGCGTACGAGGGGCGCACCATGGAGACCCTCCAGGGCGCCTACCGCCTCGGCGCCCGGGTCGCCCTGCGCCGCGCGAAGAAGGTGGGGCGGAGCTACAACTTCTCGCCCGCCCTGATGCTGAGCTTCGCGGACGCCCTGTTCGAGTACGTGGACGAGCTGGAGTCGCTGTCCCGCGAGGGATACCTGGAGGTGCAGGCCCAGTCCGACCAGCAGAGCGCGGCGATGCGCCGCAGGCTGCTGCACCTCATCCTGGCGGGCAGACCGGTGCCCGGCACCGCCATCGCCGAACTCTGCGAGCAGACCGGGTGGGCGCTGCCGGAGGAGGTCACCCTGGTCGCCGTACGCGCGCCCGCGGGGGTGGATCCCGCCGGCCTCCCCCATGACGCGCTGGTGGACCTCGGGGACCCGCAGCCCCATCTGCTCGTCCCCGGTCCGGTGGACGAGGAGAGGCGGGAACAGCTCAACCGCGCGCTGACCGGGACCAGGGCCGTGATCGGCCTGACCGTGCCGACCGCCGACGCGGCAGATTCGATCCGCTGGGCCCGGCGGGTGGTCGAACTCGTGGACGCGGGAGTGGTGGAGGACCTTCCGGTCGTGCTGTGCGAGGACCACCTCACCACCCTCTGGCTCCTCACCGACCCCGCGCTCCTGGACCAGATAGCCGCCCGGGAGCTCGCCCCGGTCACCGGAATCAGCGCCGGCCGCCGCGAACGGCTGCTGGAGACCCTGCGCGTCTGGCTGGAGACACGTGGCACCGCCGCGCAGATGGGCGAGGTCCTCGACGTCCACCCGCAGACGGTCCGGTACCGGATGCGCGGCCTGGAATCCATCTTCGGAAGCAGACTGTCCGACCCGGAGGGGCGGTTCGCGACGGAAGCGGTCCTGCGGGCCCTGCGTCTCCGGTCCCGGACCGGCCGCCCGCATTCCGGCTGA